The following are encoded in a window of Bacillus sp. SORGH_AS_0510 genomic DNA:
- a CDS encoding EcsC family protein — protein MPFKERERKVWNEITEWEQNLYNYEPNDFQLTYEKYLERSFSLLPETVQNQFFSLVDTWLFHLHGMIQGSQLQMDAKERILSSGRVFIPDLENISDLKNLDIHQLQYIAEQHIARHRLYSFAQGGLAGTGSSLLLGMDIPAMAVINLRVVQLIAMTYGYEVNTPFEMMTSLKVFHTGTLPPRVQKEGWGILKNELEEFENPYFYEGNEEITDITWLEQPLQQLFKAIVIAVFRRKMIQGMPLVSMAIGAGINYQLTRKVTDLAHKYYQYRYLKEKEEFQL, from the coding sequence ATGCCATTTAAAGAACGAGAAAGAAAAGTATGGAATGAAATAACTGAATGGGAACAGAATTTATACAATTACGAACCAAATGACTTCCAATTAACATATGAAAAATATTTGGAGCGTTCTTTCTCCTTATTGCCTGAAACGGTTCAAAACCAATTTTTTTCCCTCGTTGATACATGGCTGTTCCATTTACATGGTATGATTCAAGGTTCGCAGCTTCAAATGGATGCAAAAGAAAGAATTCTTTCCTCTGGAAGAGTTTTTATCCCGGATTTAGAAAATATTTCAGACTTAAAAAATTTGGATATTCATCAATTACAATACATAGCAGAACAACATATTGCGAGGCATCGCCTCTATTCCTTTGCTCAAGGCGGCTTAGCGGGAACGGGGAGCTCCTTGCTCTTGGGGATGGATATCCCAGCAATGGCAGTGATTAATTTAAGAGTCGTTCAATTAATTGCGATGACCTACGGATACGAAGTCAATACACCATTCGAAATGATGACTTCACTCAAAGTGTTTCATACCGGAACCTTGCCTCCAAGAGTTCAAAAAGAAGGTTGGGGTATCTTAAAAAATGAATTAGAAGAGTTTGAAAATCCGTATTTCTATGAAGGAAATGAAGAGATTACTGATATCACTTGGCTTGAGCAGCCATTACAGCAATTATTTAAAGCTATTGTCATTGCTGTATTTCGAAGAAAAATGATTCAGGGCATGCCTCTTGTCAGTATGGCCATTGGTGCAGGTATAAACTATCAGTTAACAAGAAAAGTAACGGACTTAGCTCATAAATATTATCAGTATCGTTATTTAAAAGAAAAAGAGGAGTTTCAACTATGA